ATCACGGtcgctattttttattattacctattGCTAGtggttttatgattatttttagtattattgttgtctgTTTCGTTGTCATTAACATACCATGATGATAAttggaaacaataatgataataatagtaatggtgataataataatgataatgataacgataataataataatgataacaataatgacaataatgattaaaataataataatagtgctaataataattataattattataatagtaataacaatgatattaatgataataataattgttattattattattattataacaatgatattaattattattataataatagcaatagtattaataataataacaataataataataataatgaagatagtgataattataattttgataataattataataataataatgataataatgataataataataataacaataataataaatactagtaataataataataataataataataataataataataatagtaataataataataataaaaataaccaggaTTATGAGAATTATTAAAAGCCAAATTCCTTAATTAAGGTACATACAGAATAAAGATCAGATTCCTGGGTTCGCGTCCGGAGCCATCCTTAGCTGAatctattaacccattgccgccggggaaaattaataaaaaatggggaaaatgctgtgctaattttttgtttttgtgaaatgtctttgtacatagatggctctgctagtgtttagccacaaaggagtcaattagtagatcttgagatcttacctgatttcacatttCTTGAACTAgcgggaaaaactttttttttttttttttactagtgctataactACATATGTTGGCACTCGCACTCGTGTATGAAACTCTGATGAGCTAATACCTTTTTCAAAACACAGCAGCAATAAGTAcgaagtcttgtgccacaagagctaccctggagcccggggcctctcgtctcgcaagacattattgcttctgagttcgataaagtaactgaaataaagtaaaaaacctgtaattacagatccttgcgcactttatagtgctttgccatcACTTTCAGTGCCCTTGCTTTTGCAGGTGACAgaggctacagtaggagtagtcagcgcctcacctcagacccgcagctctcttctacactagggtagccttTGTAGCTTTGACCCCTGGGTTGGGAGGCCCattagtctggggcgtcctttgggcgcactttttcttttgttctgattttttttcatcttaatgtgactttcctgaacctatcggagttcctcgtgaactcccgtattcgcttggggggtaggcattgaattaccgtccttcgcctaggcaagttcggcggtaaggaagtgtcctacacataactcgatccctctgtggtactggagaacgcaaccaggcttccactgggagggggggtgggtagaggacggaaaactgccttactctcttagctattgctgttaggttgataccaaaagtaAAGTTTTTAATCCCTTCAGGACTATgattttgagacaaggggtcggacctgatCCGATACTCAGGATGGATgttaccccggctaccccttctcctcctcaaggaggaggtgCGATTCATGACCACTCTTTGACTAATTTGActatgaacaacggaacccccactaatgacaaaacgagaagtccacttttcaaaatccccaccgagaatgcaaggttcgcgaatgtaaaatgcgtgtgattgaaaatcaatcgcttttgaacgtgaaccccatttatcatcaaaaaggtccttgatggtcaagtggacggcgattttgattttgtcaaaaaaaatgcgagatggaagccttcttgttaaaatacaatataactcccagattaaggatttacttaagctgacgcaaattcataaTCATCGatttaaagtaactattcctattggcccaaatacctgtaagggagtaatctttcacagggatttgaggacgatggaagaaagtgatattctcaagagcatgaaggaccaagacgtagtggactttcattgtatgaccaagaaggatgggaatgtgcgaacgaaaactggattgtgtttttttacctttgctttgaataaaatcctagAATATGTCAATgctggatatgaacgtgtccaagtaagaccttacatctaaaagccaatgcattgtaatagatgccaaaaattcggacacacctcattaagatgtattgacaacgattcaaatattttttttttgccgtaGATGTGCTGAAGCctatgacaccatcacatgtactagccagatttccaaatgtgctaactatGGAGGGCCCcctcagtcaggatctgctgagtgcagtatcctgaagatggagactgagacattggcatatatgagaaagcatgaagttagttacactgaagctaagaggaaagtggaaagtttgacatacaaacccgatacttcctatgcagcagcagtaactaacattacccctagtgcaagtaatgtcagtcaacagcttgcagctaaggaaaaagaaattgctgaactgaaACAAACCGtttaagaattaaatattaaagtttatcaactgactaaATTAGTCGATCAAATGgttgcatcaacccagcataaacatcctaaggaagctgataccgaatcacagtccagagcgcacctccccgtccggggtACTCATGtaaggacttcgcctggctcgcgatcggtttttcgaaagagaagcagatcgcaatatgtcagtcgtctccctcgccaggaggtgcaggacatggaggcttctgtctccaaaccatcacgagagaggtccccgggaagcgagggagaggaggcgcttcCCTCccctaaaaagaaaattaaaactggcggacaaggcacttccaaaccttataaaacgtaatcttcgcgtcgaccattatacaatggaattgtcgaagtcttagatctaaagtaaatgaccttaaattattagcctcgtcctatgctcccgatattatagttctccatgaaacgcatttaacacacctcgtctctgacaaggtcgtttcgctgaggaactaccatttatgtcggaatggatcgtgagggtaggggtggaggcggagtcgccatgtacatccatcAAAGcgtcccttttactgaagtgactattgattctactttgtcgcatgtaaagtaaaaattaatggcatgtatctgactatatgttcagtttattgtccacctgataatgtgataatctatgatgagctctttgctcttcaggaacgtctacCACAAAATagagtaattttaggtgattttaatgctcatcatacgttatggggttccctgcgggtggatgagcaagtagttaagttgattaataagtctgatttagtcctgaacgatggtagtccgacgagggtggacgataataccggtaatttgagctttattgacttatcactggtctcttcatcagtagcagccaagtgcctgtggcacaccagtGACGACTCGTGgagaagcgatcatcttcctattttgattgaatattcatgcgacacagtgagaacgccttcagcacctaaatgtaacgtaaaaagagcagactgggtcgccttcacaaggagcgtcaagcttgaACTTGTTGGAgtaaccattgatgataaagtaaacaacgttcagaattcgattttagaagcagcatcaATAAGAGAAAACATCTCTAAAAATttacatcattcacgagggtaataatttagattcacctagagacattgctaatgcactcgccaggcagttctctcatacaagcagctcagcaaactaccattccgcattcctgaccatcaaggaagcggctgagctacaacctattcactttgccacatgagatgactttgattacaataaagatctaacaaaagtcaagcataataacaataacaagaaaaaatgttTACAAAAACTCACTCCGATCACTCTTGTTGTAGATCGGGAGTCACCCGTGGCTGGCGGCTGTGGGCATGCGTCTCCAGGGTGGCCGCTTCTTTGCCAACTGCGGGGGCACGCTCATCTCCCGCCGCCACGTGCTCACGGCCGCCCACTGCTTCGACAACCCTGGCATCGTCGATCCGTAAGTTCACACCGCCTCTCGACTTGTGTAATAAGATCTTTGGGGTAGGCACTTATTTTTAATGGGGTAGGTGTTTGCTTCGttcttataatgatttttttcttttttctttttatttattcatttatttatttttgcttcgtTCATATTTATTTCCTCGCATTCTTTCGcacatcatttctttctttctcttttatttactcttattttccctcgtcttcatctccctcatctcacaCCCTCCTCATCCCTACCCGACCCCGCAGGTCCATCGTGATCCTGGGCGACCACAACCTGCAGACGACCGCCGACGGAGCGACCCCTCAGGAATTCCGCATTGCTGGCCGTCGCGGCAACGGATACAACCGGCGGACCAGCGAGAACGACATCATGATTCTCATTCTGGATCGAGACGCTTTTATtaatggtgagggggggggggggggctgtttgtgttggtgtttctggtgttgttggtggtagcgccggtggtggtaatggtgttggtgttgtcaggtgttggtggtggtagtgctgGTCCTGttcgtggtggcggtggtggtgttgatggttgtgttgctggtggtggtggtgttgttggtgaggAGGGATTAGGGTAGTGCTGGCAGTGTTTTAgttattgttggtggtgatattgttgctgtgattattgttgttgttggtgatgtgggtgttggtgtcattgttgttggtggtgatgtggttgttgttgatggtggtgttggtgatatggttgttggtgttggtgatgtggttgttgttggtggtgttggtgatacgGTTGTTGGTGTTGGCGACgtggttgttgttggtgatgtggtTGCGGGTggtgatgctttttttttatgtggttggTGTTGCTGGTGGTATTAGTGATATGGTTGTTGGTGATGTATTTGTTATtggtgatagtgttggtgatgatgcggttgttggtggtggtgatgcggtAGTTGATGGTATtgatgtggttgttggtgttggtgatgtggttgttggtgttggtgatgtggttgttggtgttggtgatgtggttgttggtgttggtgatgtggttgttggtgttggtgatgtggttgttggtgttggtgatgtggttgttggtgttggtgatgtggttgttggtgttggtgatgtggttgttggtgttggtgatgtggttgttggtgttggtgttggtgatgtggttgttggtgttggtgttggtgatgtggttgttggtgttggtgttggtgatgtggttgttgatgttggtgatgtggttgttgatgttggtgatgtggttgttgatgttggtgatgtggttgttgatgttggtgatgtggttgttgatgttggtgatgtggttgttgatgttggtgatgtggttgttgatgttggtgatgtggttgttgatgttggtgatgtggttgttgatgttggtgatgtggttgatgttggtgatgtggttgttgatgttggtgatgtggttgttgatgttggcgatgtggttgttggtgttggcgatgtggttgttggtgttggcgatgtggttgttggtgttggcgatgtggttgttggtgttggcgatgtggttgttggtgttggcgatgtggttgttggtgttggcgatgtggttgttggtgttggcgatgtggttgttggtgttggcgatgtggttgttggtgttggcgatgtggttgttggtgttggcgatgtggttgttggtgttggcgatgtggttgttggtgttggcgatgtggttgttggtgttgttgatgtggttgttggtgttggtgatgtggttgttggtgttggcgatgtggttgttggtgtttgcgatgtggttgttggtgttggtgatgtggttgttggtgatgtggttgttggtgttggtgatgtggtggtggttttgttggtgttgatgttggagGTGGCTGTGTTGTTGATAGGGTTGTGGTTGCTGTTACGGCGTTGTTGGAGGTGCCGCGGCAACATCTGAGGTCACTAGCGGTGTATAGAAAATAATAGCGatagggtggggtttgggggcaAAGTCCACAGGTAAGGAAGTTTTTTGTGAATATCCAGAATAgttaaagcaaataaatgtgctaaacataAAAAGTCATATATCActgtgataaagtattgtggcgaaacgGTGAAAATGAGTTAACGAATAAGTAaacgatatacacacatatgtatgtatggatatgtatacatatatatgtatatatacatatatacacatatacacatatatacacatatacacatacatatatgtaaatatatttgtatattgtccGGGGTTTAGTGTAAATCTTAGGATTTATTAGAGCAGTGTAGATTGAAGTATGGGCCTGCGTCCACGAACTGATGCGCATCGTAGATTTGAGCGTTCGGTATGGGCTTACACCCCACGAAGAGTGACCTGATCGACAACACGGGCTGTTCGTGTCTGTGTAAGACTTAACAAGTTCTTACATCAAGTCATTCATggagactgaaaacaaaaatcaatattaacccattcgcccatgtggcaagaatacatgccatacccagtgtaatacacgtttatttattgtatttacacatagatggctctacaagttcttaatcactaaatagccagttatcagaactacctatctcacctgtttaccctctaccttcactttaggaaagggtcttttgtatcatttcattgtctaaaagattttaatggcaatttaataatcataacatcaataataataataacagtatcgacagcaaggttattaatattgtcccgccaattcaaggaatgggaaaatcagaatcggtaactaaggcctactgatagacagtccttgccggctgagcacatgtggagccatctgtatataacaaaaatcaccaaaaactacagggtacagaacataaatccggggtgaatggTTAAAGTTAGTTTATCACTTATGACACATACCCCTTACTCTGGGTAATTTTAGCGTCTTCATCGATTTCCagtaatattttcatataaagacagttcaagaattaaaaaaaaaaaaaaaaaaatcggtaatttacttacatgaagtgaacaggtgtagagatATGAGCCAAGTAGCGGGTCGTGCTTtcgtggtcgccgacgtcacttttgcttcgggttcgtgaaccgtcgacgaagagacgcaaatggctcgaccacccaatccacacacacacacaatcactcattaacatttacagggaaaccatcactaaccctttacatagacatatatgtatatgtatgtagatatacagatatagatatatatatatatatatatatatatatatatatatatacatctacgtatatatgtatatgtggatatatatatatatatatatatatatatatatatgtatatatacatatacatgtatatatacagatatagatatatatatacctctacgtatagatgtatatgtggatatatatatatatatatatatatatatatatatgtatatgtatatatgaatatatactcgtgagtgtatatatgtgtatacatatatacatatatgtacatatacatatatatataatatacatatataaatatatatatttacacatgtatatacatatatatgcatatatataacacataagtatatatacatatatacaaatacaaacacacacatatatatatatatatatatatatatatatatatatatatgtatatgtatatgtgaaaacaCATTTTTTAAGTATATTAATCTTGCCTTTTCCAGGTGACGTTAGCCCTGCGTGTCTACCGTTCAATGACCCGAACAGAGATTACCTGAACGAGAATCTGCTTGTGGTTGGCTGGGGAAGGACGACATTCGGTGAGTTTTGAACAAGTGTCGATAAaagataaggaataaaaaaaataacaaataataagagACAGAAGATACAGAAAGATCAAATCGTATGagcaactgatgatgatgatgatgacgatgatatatcTTGAATCTATCAATATAACAATATTTCACGTAATTCTTGAAGCATAacaatatgaaagacaaatatctTACACTGGAAAATgaacatatttctttatttaccaaATTTTTATCTGAAAGAGTAACCCATAACCTCACCTCTCGTGTGCAGAGAACCGCAGGACGTCGCCGGTGCCCAATGAGGCTTACGTGCCCGTAGTGGACACGAGCCAATGCAGAGATTATTACCGCAATGTTGAGACCCAGCCTATGGTTGACAGTCGGAATATCTGCGCTGGAACAGGAGGCCAGGACGCGTGCAATGTGAGTAGCGACGGAAACGAGAGAACGAGCTTGCAGTTTTCCTGTTATAGGAGAGTTTTTGGGTAATTTGTTTCGTCTTTAATTGAGTGAAGACAAGGTAATTAAGGGTTTTCGCGTTATTTTGGGTAGTTTTACTTGATTTTCCTTGCTATTAGTTCAGAGTGTCTGAAAGTTTttgttacattataattatattgatttcGCTGGCTCCACTTGCGAGATTAACAAAGAAACTGATgtatgataaagctaataatagaCATAGTTAAATTCCAAATCTAAATCTCTGTTGAATGTAAATCCAGTGTAAACTCGTAAAAATCCTCCGAACGGAGATTTAACTagtccatccttctccttcctccaggGGGACAGTGGAGGCCCTCTGCTCTACGTGGACAGTTTCAGTGATCAGTATTACGTCGTCGGGGTTGTGTCCTTTGGGGTGAAGTGTGCCTTGCCCGAGTTCCCTGGCGTCTACACGAAAGTCAGCTATTTCTTGGGCTGGATCAGAAACGTGGTTGAGAATACGTAAACAAGAGAATCTCAGCAGTCTTCATGTTTCACCATTTTAGGATCTGGATTCCTTATTTTGATCATATTTTAAGGATCTGGAttattcactgttatttttaaAGCTATTGCTCTTTTTCATTTAATTCCAAGAGCCTGAATTCTGTAGTTTTCATCTTTTAAGGATATTTTCTATAAGGATATAGATTGTTGTTGTTTCCTATAATTTTGTGGATCTGTTTTTCgatttgtttatgcatgtatatttatattttttttcatttgtgagGAAAAGGGCATTCTACTCAACTTAGTACAAGTAAATATATTAGTTTGTCGCAATGTATGGTGTTTTGATTTTACATACTACaaaaatacataatcatatatttcagtctgtatattatgaaaaaaataaaaacaatataatgacTAAAGTGACCGAGAGGGTCTGGTGTGCCAAGCAGAACATTAACAGAACGGGACATAGAAGTTTACCTAAGAACCCCACCTGAAGTTTTCTATGTTGGTACATGTTGCTTACTGATGAACGGAGCACAGCTTCAGTTATGCTACGTTCAGTTTCAAGCAAGGTCGATACTGATTTCAAGATTTCAGTATTAACCAAGGTTGATATTGAAATCGACTAAACTCCACTTACCTTCCTAACACTCACATTTAAATATAGGACAAAGCCAAGACATGTTTCAAAGACAAATCTTTAAGAATCTTAACAAAGGATGCTACTATATTACCCGTACAATTTCTTCTACATACTGATCACGTTAATCACTATTGATACTGTTGGCTCAGAAAACCGTCAAAGTACTTTCAGGATGTTTCATTAATTGTGGTTCTCCTGTGAGAAAAAGTTTTAGGTTTTTGACGCCTTTTGCTTCTTGGCTAAAGGGTTTTCCCCTTTTTAGGTTTTTGAAGCATTTTGCTTCTTGGCTAAAGGGTTTTCCCCTTTCTAGGTTTTTGAAGCATTTTGCTTCTTGGCTAAAGAATGGTTTTCCCCTTTTTAGGTTTTTGAAGCATTTTGCTTCTTGGCTAAAGAAGGGTTTTCCTCTTTTTAGGATTTTGACGCATTTTGCTTCTTGGATTTTGCAGTCGTTCCCGAGGCAGTGCTTGAAAAGATGGACCAGTCGGAGCGCGGACCTTTTGCAACATCTGCGGCGGCTAAAGGagctgtttttttcctctcccattttcattgtttctgttatatatttgtttcattaaaCTATTCAAGTTCACTGTTTCCGGCTTTGTAACATACTTCTTGGACCACTCCTCGTAGGGCACTGCACCGGTGATGTTGTCCCCGAGGTAGTAGTCGGTACACTGGTACATGCGATTTATTTGTGCAATGTCAGACAGTGTTATTTGGTCTCGCTGACCCATGTACTATCCGAACTACCTTTAACTGATTTTTTTCCTGTCCGAACGACGGAGAGGAAAAATAGTGAGGTGTTATGGTGACATGGAAAATGCGCGCTCTCCGTAATGTAAAATAGATTCAATGTTATAAGGAATTCCAAAAGTCTCGTTGTGGGATATCCTAAAGTTGAACAGCGCGTCGGGAATAACGTGTTTTTCGTATATCTTGATAAAATCAGATCTGTCGGCGCGCTGATGGGCATGGTGAAGTCCAAGGATGTGCATCAGCTCGTGGATGATCACCGGAACCCTTGAGCAGAGGCCTTTGGAAATCTTCATAAATCCGCGTTGTCTAAAGCCGGTGGTGGATTAACATCCACTGTCCGGCTGTCGGACCTAAATCTGAGGCTTGTTGAAGGAATTAGACA
This genomic interval from Penaeus chinensis breed Huanghai No. 1 chromosome 11, ASM1920278v2, whole genome shotgun sequence contains the following:
- the LOC125030699 gene encoding venom protease-like isoform X2, whose translation is MKVILLLLLVLSVSAQVSFPDDTDEGQSANESPVTDIGLVELLSTTNRQNFGNIGSCITGGETGTCGPIRQCPTYVPLLSQLRNRAVLSFLRRRICRLLANIVYLCCPNNGGPSTTGLPQPQPQPQPQPQPSSVLPSSSECGISPVTRVTGGTEIPIGSHPWLAAVGMRLQGGRFFANCGGTLISRRHVLTAAHCFDNPGIVDPSIVILGDHNLQTTADGATPQEFRIAGRRGNGYNRRTSENDIMILILDRDAFINGDVSPACLPFNDPNRDYLNENLLVVGWGRTTFENRRTSPVPNEAYVPVVDTSQCRDYYRNVETQPMVDSRNICAGTGGQDACNGDSGGPLLYVDSFSDQYYVVGVVSFGVKCALPEFPGVYTKVSYFLGWIRNVVENT
- the LOC125030699 gene encoding venom protease-like isoform X1; amino-acid sequence: MSSHTYGHIKHRRALFIGTDKMKVILLLLLVLSVSAQVSFPDDTDEGQSANESPVTDIGLVELLSTTNRQNFGNIGSCITGGETGTCGPIRQCPTYVPLLSQLRNRAVLSFLRRRICRLLANIVYLCCPNNGGPSTTGLPQPQPQPQPQPQPSSVLPSSSECGISPVTRVTGGTEIPIGSHPWLAAVGMRLQGGRFFANCGGTLISRRHVLTAAHCFDNPGIVDPSIVILGDHNLQTTADGATPQEFRIAGRRGNGYNRRTSENDIMILILDRDAFINGDVSPACLPFNDPNRDYLNENLLVVGWGRTTFENRRTSPVPNEAYVPVVDTSQCRDYYRNVETQPMVDSRNICAGTGGQDACNGDSGGPLLYVDSFSDQYYVVGVVSFGVKCALPEFPGVYTKVSYFLGWIRNVVENT
- the LOC125030404 gene encoding low choriolytic enzyme-like; amino-acid sequence: MAVRLCLCIFFTVAIFVCSSTEYEQLRPWPNGIISKGLCSRVPVIIHELMHILGLHHAHQRADRSDFIKIYEKHVIPDALFNFRISHNETFGIPYNIESILHYGERAFSMSP